The following coding sequences are from one Culex quinquefasciatus strain JHB chromosome 1, VPISU_Cqui_1.0_pri_paternal, whole genome shotgun sequence window:
- the LOC6032498 gene encoding uncharacterized protein LOC6032498 — MPHANLRSGIQDALPGGDCGAAEERSLCSVGRDRSACRRSRLSHFLTTWLHIPGQVTEEQTKLGLENWFDEYNARELRQIWEAKTATYNQLRTMNSKLDDMQNLLNKMRDGMNQVKQGVASVKQRMQQSQSQANVQCQN, encoded by the exons ATGCCGCATGCCAACTTA CGATCAGGAATACAAGATGCGCTTCCGGGCGGAGATTGTGGTGCTGCCGAAGAACGGTCACTTTGCTCTGTCGGCCGCGACCGGAGTGCTTGCCGGCGATCACGACTGTCCCATTTCCTGACTACTTGGTTGCATATTCCGGGTCAGGTCACGGAGGAGCAGACGAAGTTAGGTCTGGAGAACTGGTTCGATGAGTACAACGCTCGCGAGCTCCGTCAGATTTGGGAAGCTAAAACGGCCACGTACAACCAGCTGCGAACGATGAACAGCAAGCTGGACGACATGCAGAACTTGCTGAACAAAATGCGCGATGGAATGAACCAGGTGAAGCAGGGCGTGGCGAGCGTTAAGCAGAG GATGCAACAGTCGCAATCGCAAGCCAATGTGCAATGCCAGAACTGA
- the LOC119771149 gene encoding myosin heavy chain, muscle-like: MPKPVVQVGDDPDPSPWLYISEEMKQEAMAKPYDGKKACWVPDDKEGYLQGEIKATKGELVTVALPNGETKDFKKDLVGQVNPPKYEKCEDLSNLTYLNDASVLHNLRERYRACLIYTYSGLFCIVINPYKRWPLYTMRAAKMYRGKRRNEVPPHLFAVSDGAYVNMLSNKENQSMLITGESGAGKTENTKKVIAYFATIGASSKKSAEEEKKISLEDQVVQTNPVLEAYGNAKTVRNDNSSRFGKFIRIHFTASGKLAGADIETYLLEKARVISQQTLERSYHIFYQMMSGSVKGLKEMCYLSNDIYDYYNVSQGKVTIPNVDDGEECSLTDEAFNILGFTQEEKDNIYKITAAVMHMGGMKFKQKGREEQAEADGTDEGDRVAKLLGCVTEDLYKNLLKPRIKVGAEFVIKGQNKDQVTNSVGALCKGIFDRLFKWLVKKCNETLDTKQKRAQFIGVLDIAGFEIFDYNGFEQLCINFTNEKLQQFFNHHMFVLEQEEYKREGINWAFIDFGMDLLACIELIEKPMGILSILEEESMFPKATDQTFAEKLMTNHLGKSPPFQKPRPSKPGIPAGHFAIGHYAGVVTYNITGWLEKNKDPLNDTVIDQFKKGTNALIVEIFSDHPGQSGPPPGADDSKGGKGGGRGKKGAGFATVSSAYKEQLNNLIRTLCSTSPHFVRCIIPNEFKQTGLIDAHLVMHQLTCNGVLEGIRICRKGFPNRMNYPDFKQRYLILAPAAMQAEPEGKVAAEKCMESIALDPDLFRIGLTKIFFRAGVLGQMEEFRDERLSRIMSWMQAWCRGYLSRKEFKKQQEQRTALEIVQRNLRKYLKLRTWAWWKLWSKVKPLLNVSRVEDQIAKLEEKAQKATEALEKEEKLRKDLEAMNSKLLAEKTALLDSLSGEKGALQEYQEKAAKLTAQKNDLENQLRDTQERLAQEEDARNQLFQTKKKLEQEISGQKKDAEDLELQIQKIEQDKASKDHQIRNLNDEIAHQDELINKLNKEKKMQGEVNQKTAEELQAAEDKVNHLNKVKAKLEQTLDELEDSLEREKKLRGDVDKAKRKVEGDLKLTQEAVSDLERYKKELEQTILRKDKEISALSAKLEDEQNLVGKLQKQIKELQGRIEELEEEVEAERQARAKAEKQRADLARELEELGERLEEAGGATSAQIELNKKREAELAKLRRDLEEANIQHEGTLANLRKKHNDAVAEMAEQVDQLNKLKTKAEHDRANMYNELNNTRSACDTLAREKAAQEKIAKQLQHTLNEVQGKLDETNRTLNDFDASKKKLSIENSDLLRQLEDAESQVSQLSKIKISLSQQLEDTKRLADEESRERATLLGKFRNLEHDLDNLREQVEEEAEGKGDIQRQLSKSNAEAQLWRTKYESEGVARAEELEEAKRKLQARLAEAEETIESLNQKCIALEKTKQRLSTEVEDLQLEVDRATTIANSAEKKQKAFDKIIGEWKLKVDDLAAELDASQKECRNYSTELFRLKGAYEEGQEQLEAVRRENKNLADEVKDLLDQIGEGGRNIHEIEKSRKRLEAEKDELQAALEEAEAALEQEENKVLRAQLELSQVRQEIDRRIQEKEEEFENTRKNHQRALDSMQASLEAEAKGKAEALRMKKKLEADINELEIALDHANKANAEAQKNIKRYQQQLKDVQGALEEEQRARDDAREQLGISERRSNALQNELEESRSLLEQADRGRRQAEQELGDAHEQLNEVSAQNASIAAAKRKLESELQTLHSDLDELLNEAKNSEEKAKKAMVDAARLADELRAEQDHAQTQEKLRKALEQQIKELQVRLDDAETNALKGGKKAIQKMEQRVRELESELDNEQRRHADAQKNLRKSERRIKELTFQSEEDRKNHERMQDLVDKLQQKIKTYKRQIEEAEEIAALNLAKFRKAQQELEEAEERADIAEQAATKFRSKGGRGGSAQRGTSPALSTI, from the exons ATGCCGAAACCAGTTGTTCAGGTCGGTGATGACCCCGATCCAAGCCCATGGCTATACATCTCTGAAGAGATGAAACAAGAAGCTATGGCAAAGCCGTACGATGGCAAGAAGGCTTGTTGGGTTCCTGACGATAAGGAGGGTTACCTACAGGGTGAAATCAAGGCTACCAAGGGAGAACTGGTCACGGTTGCTCTTCCTAACGGAGAG ACTAAGGATTTTAAGAAGGATCTTGTCGGCCAGGTCAACCCACCCAAATACGAAAAATGCGAGGATTTGTCCAACTTGACATATCTTAACGATGCCTCTGTCTTGCATAACCTTAGAGAGCGTTATCGTGCTTGTTTGATTTAC ACCTACTCTGGCTTGTTCTGCATTGTAATCAACCCGTACAAGCGTTGGCCACTTTATACTATGCGTGCCGCCAAAATGTACCGTGGCAAGCGTCGTAATGAAGTCCCACCCCATTTGTTTGCCGTATCCGATGGTGCCTATGTCAACATGTTGTCCAACAAAGAGAACCAGTCAATGTTGATCACCGGTGAGTCTGGTGCCGGAAAGACTGAGAACACCAAGAAGGTCATTGCGTACTTCGCCACAATTGGTGCCTCGAGCAAGAAGAGTGCTGAAGAAGAGAAGAAGATCTCGCTAGAAGATCAGGTCGTCCAGACCAATCCCGTACTGGAAGCCTACGGTAACGCCAAGACCGTCCGTAATGATAACTCGTCTCGTTTT GGTAAATTCATCCGTATCCACTTTACTGCCTCTGGTAAGCTGGCTGGTGCTGATATTGAAACATACCTACTGGAGAAAGCCCGTGTCATCTCCCAGCAGACTCTGGAACGCTCCTACCACATCTTCTACCAGATGATGTCCGGCTCGGTTAAAGGGTTGAAAG AGATGTGCTATCTGTCCAACGATATCTACGACTACTACAATGTATCCCAGGGTAAAGTTACTATCCCAAATGTTGATGATGGTGAGGAGTGTTCTCTGACCGAT GAAGCCTTCAATATCCTGGGTTTCACCCAAGAAGAGAAGGACAACATCTACAAGATTACCGCCGCTGTCATGCACATGGGTGGCATGAAGTTCAAGCAAAAGGGTCGCGAAGAGCAGGCTGAAGCCGACGGCACTGATGAGGGTGATCGCGTCGCTAAGCTGCTAGGTTGCGTCACTGAGGATCTGTACAAGAACCTGCTGAAGCCCCGCATCAAGGTCGGTGCCGAATTCGTTATCAAGGGTCAGAATAAAGATCAGGTCACGAACTCTGTTGGTGCTCTCTGCAAGGGTATCTTCGATCGTCTGTTCAAGTGGTTGGTCAAGAAGTGTAACGAGACTTTGGACACCAAACAGAAGCGTGCCCAGTTTATTGGTGTACTGGATATTGCTGGTTTCGAGATCTTTGAC TACAACGGTTTCGAGCAGCTTTGTATTAACTTTACCAATGAGAAGCTTCAGCAATTCTTTAACCATCACATGTTCGTCCTGGAACAGGAAGAGTACAAGAGGGAGGGTATCAACTGGGCCTTCATTGATTTCGGTATGGACTTGCTGGCCTGTATTGAGCTGATTGAGAAGCCCATGGGTATCCTGTCCATCCTTGAGGAAGAGTCTATGTTCCCGAAAGCCACCGATCAAAcctttgctgaaaagttgatgACGAACCACTTGGGCAAGTCTCCTCCATTCCAAAAGCCAAGACCGTCGAAGCCAGGTATCCCTGCGGGTCACTTTGCCATTGGTCACTACGCTGGTGTTGTCACATACAACATCACCGGATGGCTTGAGAAGAACAAAGATCCCCTAAACGACACGGTCATTGATCAGTTCAAGAAGGGTACCAACGCGCTTATTGTTGAGATCTTTTCCGATCACCCGGGGCAATCTGGTCCACCACCAGGCGCTGATGATAGCAAGGGAGGTAAGGGCGGTGGACGTGGTAAGAAGGGTGCCGGTTTCGCCACTGTATCTTCGGCCTACAAGGAACAGCTTAACAATCTGATTAGGACTCTGTGCTCCACTTCGCCTCACTTTGTCCGTTGTATCATTCCCAACGAGTTTAAGCAGACCGGTCTCATTGACGCTCACTTAGTTATGCACCAGCTAACTTGTAACGGTGTACTTGAAGGTATCCGTATTTGCCGTAAGGGCTTTCCGAACAGAATGAACTATCCAGATTTCAAACAACG TTATCTCATCTTAGCTCCTGCCGCCATGCAGGCTGAACCTGAGGGAAAAGTTGCCGCTGAGAAGTGCATGGAATCAATAGCTCTAGATCCGGACTTGTTCCGTATTGGTCTCACCAAG ATATTCTTCCGTGCCGGTGTCCTAGGTCAGATGGAGGAGTTCCGTGATGAGCGTTTATCTAGAATCATGTCCTGGATGCAGGCTTGGTGTCGCGGGTATCTTTCTCGTAAAGAATTCAAGAAACAACAGGAGCAGCGTACTGCTTTGGAGATTGTCCAGCGTAATTTGCGCAAGTACTTGAAGCTCCGTACTTGGGCCTGGTGGAAACTATGGTCAAAGGTCAAGCCTCTGCTTAATGTTTCTCGTGTTGAGGACCAGATTGCG AAACTAGAAGAGAAGGCTCAGAAAGCCACAGAAGCTTTAGAGAAGGAAGAGAAACTCCGTAAGGACTTAGAAGCTATGAACAGTAAACTGTTAGCCGAAAAGACTGCTCTGCTTGACTCGCTGTCTGGTGAAAAAGGAGCCCTTCAAGAATATCAGGAGAAGGCAGCCAAGTTAACCGCGCAGAAGAACGATCTCGAGAATCAGTTGCGCGACACTCAAGAGCGCTTGGCTCAAGAGGAAGATGCTCGTAACCAGCTAttccaaactaaaaaaaagttagagCAGGAAATCTCTGGTCAGAAGAAGGATGCTGAAGATCTGGAACTACAGATCCAAAAGATCGAGCAAGACAAGGCGTCCAAAGATCACCAGATTCGAAACTTGAATGATGAGATCGCCCACCAGGATGAACTGATCAACAAGTTAAACAAGGAGAAGAAGATGCAAGGTGAAGTAAATCAGAAAACTGCTGAGGAGCTCCAGGCTGCTGAAGATAAGGTCAACCATTTGAACAAAGTTAAGGCCAAGTTGGAGCAGACTCTGGATGAACTTGAAGACTCGCTGGAGCGTGAGAAAAAGCTTCGCGGTGATGTTGATAAAGCTAAGCGCAAGGTTGAGGGTGACTTAAAACTAACCCAGGAAGCTGTGTCTGATCTGGAACGCTATAAGAAAGAACTGGAACAGACCATCCTGCGCAAGGACAAGGAAATTTCCGCTCTATCTGCTAAGCTCGAGGACGAGCAGAACTTGGTTGGGAAGCTACAAAAGCAGATCAAGGAGCTACAGGGCCGCATTGAAGAGCTCGAGGAGGAAGTCGAGGCTGAGCGCCAGGCTCGTGCTAAGGCTGAAAAACAGCGTGCTGATCTAGCCCGTGAACTCGAGGAACTTGGTGAGCGCCTGGAAGAGGCCGGTGGTGCCACATCGGCCCAAATTGAGTTGAACAAAAAGCGTGAGGCTGAACTCGCTAAGCTGCGTCGTGACTTGGAAGAGGCAAACATCCAACATGAAGGCACTTTGGCTAATCTGCGCAAAAAGCATAACGATGCCGTTGCTGAGATGGCCGAGCAGGTTGACCAGCtgaacaaattaaaaactaa agcTGAACATGATCGTGCGAATATGTACAATGAACTCAATAATACCCGATCTGCCTGTGATACACTTGCTCGTGAAAag GCCGCCCAAGAAAAGATCGCCAAACAGCTACAACACACTCTTAACGAAGTGCAAGGCAAGCTGGACGAAACCAACCGCACCTTGAACGACTTTGACGCATCCAAGAAAAAACTTTCCATTGAGAACTCTGACCTGCTCCGCCAGTTGGAGGATGCTGAGTCTCAGGTCTCACAGCTCAGCAAGATTAAAATCTCTCTCAGCCAACAGCTTGAGGATACCAAGCGTCTAGCCGATGAGGAGTCTCGCGAACGCGCAACTCTACTCGGAAAATTCCGCAACTTGGAGCACGACCTCGACAACTTACGCGAACAGGTTGAAGAAGAGGCTGAAGGCAAGGGCGATATCCAGCGTCAACTCAGCAAGTCAAATGCTGAAGCTCAACTGTGGCGTACCAAATACGAATCAGAGGGTGTTGCTCGCGCTGAGGAGCTCGAGGAAGCCAAGAGGAAATTGCAGGCTCGCCTTGCAGAGGCTGAGGAGACCATTGAATCGCTCAACCAGAAATGCATTGCTCTAGAAAAGACCAAGCAGCGTCTGTCCACCGAAGTCGAGGATTTACAGCTCGAAGTCGACCGTGCAACCACGATCGCCAACTCAGCCGAAAAGAAGCAGAAGGCCTTCGATAAGATCATCGGAGAATGGAAGCTCAAGGTCGACGATCTGGCTGCCGAGCTGGACGCTTCCCAAAAGGAGTGCCGCAACTACTCGACCGAACTGTTCCGTTTGAAGGGTGCATATGAAGAGGGCCAGGAGCAGCTTGAGGCGGTCCGGCGTGAGAACAAGAACTTGGCTGACGAGGTTAAGGATCTGCTAGACCAGATTGGTGAGGGTGGCCGCAATATTCACGAGATTGAAAAGTCTCGCAAGCGTTTGGAAGCTGAGAAGGACGAACTGCAGGCCGCTCTTGAGGAAGCCGAGGCTGCTCTAGAACAAGAGGAGAACAAGGTTCTGCGCGCTCAGCTTGAACTGTCTCAGGTGCGCCAGGAAATTGACCGCCGCATCCAGGAGAAAGAAGAGGAGTTCGAAAATACCCGCAAAAACCACCAGCGTGCTCTGGACTCTATGCAGGCCTCTCTCGAAGCCGAAGCCAAGGGTAAGGCTGAGGCCCTTCGCATGAAGAAGAAGCTCGAGGCTGACATCAACGAGCTTGAAATAGCTCTGGATCATGCTAACAAG GCTAACGCTGAGGCACAGAAGAATATCAAACGATATCAGCAACAACTGAAGGATGTCCAGGGAGCTTTGGAGGAAGAACAACGTGCCCGTGATGATGCCCGTGAACAGCTGGGTATTTCTGAGCGTCGTTCCAATGCCTTGCAAAACGAACTGGAAGAGTCTCGCAGTCTGCTGGAACAGGCTGACCGTGGTCGTCGTCAGGCTGAACAGGAACTGGGTGATGCTCACGAACAGTTGAATGAAGTTTCTGCCCAGAACGCTTCGATCGCTGCCGCCAAGAGGAAACTAGAGTCTGAGCTCCAGACACTGCACTCCGACCTGGATGAGCTGCTGAACGAAGCTAAGAATTCCGAGGAGAAGGCCAAGAAGGCGATGGTTGATGCCGCCCGCCTCGCTGATGAGCTCCGCGCTGAACAGGACCATGCCCAAACTCAGGAGAAGCTTCGGAAGGCCCTTGAGCAGCAGATTAAAGAGCTACAGGTACGCTTGGACGATGCGGAAACCAACGCCCTAAAGGGAGGCAAGAAAGCAATCCAGAAAATGGAACAGCGCGTTCGAGAGCTTGAATCTGAGCTGGACAATGAGCAAAGAAGACATGCTGATGCTCAGAAAAACCTCCGCAAGTCCGAACGCCGCATCAAGGAGCTGACCTTCCAGTCTGAGGAAGACCGCAAGAATCACGAACGCATGCAAGACCTCGTCGACAAGCTGCAGCAGAAGATTAAGACTTACAAGAGGCAAATTGAGGAAGCTGAGGAGATTGCTGCTCTGAACCTTGCTAAGTTCCGCAAGGCTCAACAGGAACTGGAGGAAGCTGAAGAGCGTGCCGATATTGCCGAACAAGCAGCCACAAAATTCCGTTCTAAAGGAGGACGTGGAGGTTCTGCGCAACGTGGTACTAGTCCAGCGTTAAGTACTATTTAG